Proteins found in one Helicobacter kayseriensis genomic segment:
- a CDS encoding FkbM family methyltransferase, translating into MKHILKKIPFLKSSYIHCKNLFALYATKSYSQEGEDLLLRRIFEQQKDGFYVDIGAHHPFRFSNTFLFYKRGWKGINIDAMPNSMKLFKRFRPRDTNLEIPVGKSGETLEYFSFNEPALNTFNPNIAAKVQKNPHFKLLKTYSMQITSLAEILQQYLPQGQKIDFMSIDVEGLDLEVLQSNDWDTYRPKYLLVEALGGGDYEKILTSPLYLYLSSHHYKLFAKTFNTLFFADQKE; encoded by the coding sequence ATGAAACACATTCTCAAAAAAATCCCTTTTCTCAAAAGTTCTTATATCCATTGCAAAAATCTTTTTGCTCTTTATGCGACCAAATCCTACTCTCAAGAGGGAGAAGATTTACTCCTTCGCAGAATCTTTGAACAACAAAAAGATGGCTTTTATGTCGATATTGGCGCACACCACCCCTTTAGATTTTCAAATACTTTTTTATTTTATAAACGCGGATGGAAAGGGATCAATATCGATGCAATGCCCAATTCTATGAAGCTTTTTAAGCGTTTTAGACCTAGGGATACCAATCTTGAAATCCCTGTTGGAAAAAGTGGAGAAACGCTTGAATATTTTTCTTTTAATGAGCCAGCCCTCAATACTTTCAATCCCAATATTGCAGCAAAGGTGCAAAAAAATCCCCACTTCAAACTCCTTAAAACCTATTCGATGCAAATCACCTCTCTTGCAGAGATCCTTCAGCAATATCTCCCCCAAGGACAAAAAATTGATTTTATGAGCATTGATGTAGAAGGTCTAGATCTTGAAGTTTTGCAATCTAATGATTGGGATACCTATCGTCCAAAATATTTGCTTGTAGAAGCTCTAGGGGGGGGGGATTATGAAAAGATTCTCACCTCTCCCTTATATCTTTATCTTTCCTCCCATCATTACAAACTTTTTGCAAAAACTTTTAATACACTTTTCTTTGCGGATCAAAAGGAATAG